In one Candidatus Caccoplasma merdavium genomic region, the following are encoded:
- a CDS encoding DUF3853 family protein codes for MTNIQELLSKPVWQMTGEEFIFLSKHASGQAEALPQPVTDTEKKYVYGILGIAKLFGCSLPTANRIKKSGKIDKAITQIGRKIIVDAELALELAGKKTGGRK; via the coding sequence ATGACAAATATCCAAGAATTATTATCAAAACCCGTCTGGCAGATGACAGGAGAAGAATTCATATTCCTGAGTAAGCACGCTTCAGGTCAGGCCGAAGCATTGCCGCAACCCGTTACAGACACGGAAAAGAAGTATGTGTACGGAATACTCGGTATAGCCAAACTGTTCGGGTGCAGTCTGCCCACTGCCAACCGCATAAAGAAAAGCGGTAAGATAGACAAGGCTATTACCCAGATAGGGCGCAAGATTATCGTAGATGCAGAATTGGCTCTTGAACTTGCCGGGAAGAAAACAGGAGGACGGAAATAA